TGGTATATTTAACTGCATTTCTTTCAACTCTTCTTGCTACTGATCTAGTTACATGTAATACTGAGGCTTCTTCCGAACCACCTGGAATAACAAATAGTTTTACTGGTCCGCTTTCTTTTCTATATTCTACAGTTCTTTCTTCCAACCATTTTACGTATTTTTCATCAATTTTCTTTTTACTACTTTGAGTAGAGAGATCTTCGCCTATTTCAAAAAGTTCAACTTGTACTCTTTCTAAATCTTTTTTCATATCTTCCCAAGGTATTTTTGATATAGCAAAACCTATAAAAGAGTTTAATTCATCAAGATCCCCTAGAAAATTAACTAAAGGAGAATCTTTTCCTACTCTTTTATTTATTACGTTAGTATTTCCATCATCACCAGATTTTGTAAACACAACATAATTTAAATATTCGAGGTTATAAAGGTGTTTTGGTGATCTAGGATTTCAGCAA
The sequence above is drawn from the Sulfurisphaera tokodaii str. 7 genome and encodes:
- a CDS encoding cob(I)yrinic acid a,c-diamide adenosyltransferase; this translates as MFTKSGDDGNTNVINKRVGKDSPLVNFLGDLDELNSFIGFAISKIPWEDMKKDLERVQVELFEIGEDLSTQSSKKKIDEKYVKWLEERTVEYRKESGPVKLFVIPGGSEEASVLHVTRSVARRVERNAVKYTKELPEINRMIIVYLNRLSSLLFAMALVANKRRNVSEKIYDIGKFW